In the Piscinibacter sp. XHJ-5 genome, one interval contains:
- the miaB gene encoding tRNA (N6-isopentenyl adenosine(37)-C2)-methylthiotransferase MiaB gives MSKKVYIKTFGCQMNEYDSDKMADVLHAAQGYEPTADVEQADLILFNTCSVREKAQEKVFSDLGRVKHLKAKGVMIGVGGCVASQEGAAIIERAPYVDVVFGPQTLHRLPDMLSRRVQQRRPQVDISFPEIEKFDHLPPARVDGASAFVSIMEGCSKYCSYCVVPYTRGEEVSRPFDDVLVEVAGLADQGVKEVTLLGQNVNAYRGAMGDTAEIADFALLIEYVADIPGIERIRYTTSHPNEFTQRLIDVYAKVPQLVNHLHLPVQHGSDRILMAMKRGYTAMEYKSTVRKLRAIRPHIRLSTDFIVGFPGETEDDFAKTMKLIDDVGFDASFSFVFSARPGTPAAALHDDTAQEVKLRRLQKLQAVIEDNARRISASLVGTAQRILVEGPSRKDKSELMGRTECNRIVNFKGQPRLIGRMIDVTITEAYPHSLRAEVQLNEDVSLRGWR, from the coding sequence ATGAGCAAGAAGGTGTACATCAAGACCTTCGGCTGCCAGATGAACGAGTACGACTCGGACAAGATGGCAGACGTGCTGCATGCCGCCCAAGGCTACGAGCCGACCGCCGATGTGGAGCAGGCGGACCTGATCCTGTTCAACACCTGCTCGGTGCGCGAGAAGGCGCAGGAGAAGGTGTTCAGCGACCTGGGTCGCGTGAAGCACCTCAAAGCCAAGGGCGTGATGATCGGCGTGGGCGGCTGCGTGGCGAGCCAGGAGGGCGCGGCCATCATCGAGCGCGCGCCGTATGTCGACGTCGTCTTCGGCCCGCAGACCCTTCACCGGCTGCCCGACATGCTGTCACGCCGCGTGCAGCAGCGCCGGCCGCAGGTCGACATCAGCTTTCCGGAGATCGAGAAGTTCGACCACCTGCCGCCGGCGCGCGTGGACGGTGCATCGGCCTTCGTCTCCATCATGGAAGGCTGCTCCAAGTACTGCAGCTACTGTGTCGTGCCGTACACCCGCGGGGAAGAGGTCTCGCGGCCGTTCGACGACGTGCTGGTCGAGGTGGCGGGGCTCGCCGACCAGGGCGTCAAGGAAGTCACCCTGCTCGGGCAGAACGTCAACGCCTACCGGGGCGCCATGGGCGACACCGCGGAGATCGCCGACTTCGCGCTGCTGATCGAATACGTGGCGGACATCCCCGGCATCGAGCGCATCCGCTACACGACGAGCCATCCGAACGAATTCACGCAGCGCCTGATCGACGTCTACGCAAAGGTCCCGCAGCTCGTGAACCACCTTCACCTGCCCGTGCAGCACGGCAGCGACCGCATCCTCATGGCCATGAAGCGCGGCTACACGGCCATGGAATACAAGAGCACGGTCCGCAAGCTGCGCGCGATTCGGCCCCACATCCGGCTGTCGACCGACTTCATCGTCGGCTTCCCCGGCGAGACGGAGGACGACTTCGCCAAGACGATGAAGCTGATCGACGACGTCGGATTCGATGCCAGCTTCAGCTTCGTCTTCAGCGCACGGCCCGGCACGCCCGCGGCGGCCCTGCACGACGACACTGCGCAAGAGGTGAAGCTGCGGCGGCTGCAGAAGCTGCAGGCGGTGATCGAAGACAACGCCAGGCGCATCAGCGCGTCGCTGGTCGGCACGGCGCAGCGCATCCTCGTCGAGGGCCCTTCGCGCAAGGACAAGAGCGAGCTGATGGGCCGCACCGAGTGCAACCGCATCGTCAACTTCAAGGGCCAGCCACGCCTCATCGGCCGCATGATCGACGTGACGATCACCGAGGCCTATCCGCATTCGCTGCGAGCGGAAGTGCAGCTGAACGAGGACGTCTCGCTGCGCGGCTGGCGCTAG